The Crateriforma spongiae genome window below encodes:
- a CDS encoding PVC-type heme-binding CxxCH protein has protein sequence MPRRLWALMILAWLPSAVSTFTPVSASDLTLLFIGDSGHHQPARRFQELAPVLERRGIELRYTQRMADLNPSTLKAFDGVVLYANIDRIEDEQAAALLDFVAGGKGFVPLHCASYCWRNNPEIVALMGGQFLRHGTGIVSTQGVAPEHPVMKGFEGFSSWDETYVHHRHNTANRTVLEYRVGDEQAEGNDREPWTWVRTHRRGRVFYTAWGHDGRTFTQPGFHNLVERGIRWACGQDPAVVPDFRDVETFDVPAMTTVDDDAVGFQYVDVGPKIPNYTPSRQWGTQGDPKTLMQMPLDPEESIKRFVTPVGLSVERYADERDFQSKPIAMTWDERGRLWVCETVDYPNELGQGRDRIRICEDTDGDHVADRFTVFADGLSIPTSIVIVRGGAVVQNGTETIYLKDTDGDDVADQRTTLIEGWALGDTHGGVSNFRYGLDNWIWAMQGYNNSTPTYDGKQSQSFRQGFWRFKLSQSDPPVVTDLEFVRSSDNNTWGLGIGEDGLIFGSTANHNPSMFMPIANRYYERVRGWSPSTLHSIADTHEFDPITDNVRQVDHHGGYTAGAGHALYTARAFPRQWWNRTAFVCGPTGHLVGTFVLSPDGANFQSTSPVNLLASDDEWSAPIMAEVGPDGAVWVIDWYNYIVQHNPTPNGFETGQGRAYESDLRDKTHGRIYRVVPDDDQRLHTFDDLSQSSNQELVDSLSHPSMRWRLHAQRLLVERDLGQDVEVVTGLMDLVSNREVDAIGLNVAAIHALHTLGAMLQTSGPQTETTDSKFIDVLENAVRHPSSGVRRNALAVLPKSESGGRLLLRNREVFDDVDAQVRLQAVLTLSDMPAMKPAGRLVAELCRGQTDPIMLDALTSAAATHAPSFLRQIAKTRFGRESMAVVSPITQRVTEHVARGRPDSATLQRLLEALSGAEPNIAGAMVDGLLAGWPKDHHVSATDTLGITLRDAFRASRSAGKVQLLRLAAAAGLDTLDDEAESILAGLRDTVSDPDVDPQKRIRAAQDWIAFRSDDPDVVDSIVQEITPQTDPALAAGFLNAVSRSRSEEAAELIIDALSTLTPQVKSAAIGVMIGKPSWTLALLDAAEADQFDINELTLEQKQQLRSFPDRRIRRRAEAKLALGGGLPDADREKVLQSLMHVTNRTGNVKAGKEVFKKVCSVCHQYGDLGQKVGPNLTGMAAHPKSELLTHIIDPSRNVEGNYRLYNVLTVDGQVFSGMLAGESRTSITIIDAQAKEIRLAREDIEELIASRKSVMPEGFEKQISEDELADLLQFLTDQGPFVPIPLDDAATAISTRGLFSQSDRGPDRMVFDNWDPKTFNGVPFVLTDPMGQSQKNLILLRGPRGTLPPRMPASVSLPCGTSASAIHLLSGVGGWSYPFEQEQSVSMIVRLHYADGSSEDHELINGLHFADYIRRVDVPKSEFAFALGDQQIRYLKVVPSRSAKINTIELVKGEDSTAPIVMAVTVQRDESDVDAETISAVSDQSDGDERSLKAAVGDRYKIGVGVSHRVIDDPASAELIQKHFQILTPENCMKPQGIHPAEDEWDFAATDKFVDFARKHGLEVVGHCLVWAKDDRTDTWMMKDVESDVGRDKLMQRIETHIETVVQRYADAVTMWDVVNEAIGDGDEGLLRDSVYSRTTGIDFIVKAFQVARANDPDALLIYNDYNGHKPDKRKKLIEFLTKLKAAGAPVDAYGMQGHFEIGDESIDQLRETFQELRRLGLQVVVSELDIDVVKRGRWWSEDGKYRDELSAYDPYPDGMSDDIRDQQTRQYVQLFELFDEYSDIIARVSFWNLHDGESWLNTFPWRRVNHPLLFDRDLQPKPAFDAVYDTLKQ, from the coding sequence ATGCCCCGCAGGCTGTGGGCGTTGATGATCCTTGCGTGGTTGCCGTCCGCGGTTTCGACGTTCACGCCGGTCAGTGCCTCCGACTTGACGTTGTTATTCATCGGTGATTCCGGACATCACCAGCCTGCACGACGCTTTCAAGAATTGGCGCCGGTGCTGGAACGTCGTGGCATTGAACTACGCTACACCCAGCGTATGGCCGATCTGAATCCGTCGACGTTGAAAGCGTTCGACGGTGTGGTTTTGTACGCGAACATCGACCGTATCGAAGACGAACAGGCCGCTGCACTGCTGGATTTCGTCGCCGGCGGCAAAGGTTTCGTTCCTTTGCACTGTGCCAGTTACTGTTGGCGTAACAACCCCGAAATCGTTGCCCTGATGGGCGGACAGTTTTTGCGGCACGGGACCGGAATCGTTTCAACGCAGGGCGTTGCACCGGAGCATCCGGTGATGAAGGGATTCGAAGGCTTTTCCAGCTGGGATGAAACCTACGTTCACCACCGCCACAATACGGCGAATCGAACCGTCTTGGAGTATCGCGTCGGGGACGAGCAGGCCGAGGGCAACGATCGCGAACCCTGGACATGGGTCCGCACGCACAGGCGCGGGCGCGTGTTTTACACCGCCTGGGGACACGACGGACGAACGTTCACCCAGCCAGGTTTTCACAATCTGGTCGAACGCGGCATTCGCTGGGCTTGTGGACAAGATCCGGCGGTCGTCCCGGATTTTCGTGATGTCGAAACCTTTGACGTGCCGGCGATGACCACGGTTGATGACGATGCGGTTGGTTTCCAGTACGTCGACGTCGGTCCCAAAATTCCGAACTACACACCCAGTCGGCAATGGGGCACGCAAGGGGATCCCAAAACCCTGATGCAGATGCCGCTGGACCCGGAGGAGTCGATCAAGCGTTTCGTCACGCCGGTCGGCCTGTCGGTGGAACGCTATGCCGATGAGCGTGATTTTCAATCCAAACCGATCGCCATGACCTGGGACGAGCGTGGGCGATTGTGGGTTTGCGAAACGGTCGACTATCCCAATGAACTGGGGCAGGGACGTGACCGGATTCGCATTTGTGAAGACACCGATGGTGACCATGTCGCCGATCGTTTCACCGTGTTTGCCGACGGGCTTAGCATTCCCACCTCGATCGTCATCGTGCGGGGTGGTGCCGTCGTTCAAAACGGAACCGAGACGATCTATTTGAAGGACACCGATGGCGACGACGTGGCCGATCAACGGACGACGTTGATCGAAGGCTGGGCACTGGGCGATACGCACGGCGGCGTCAGCAACTTTCGTTACGGCTTGGACAACTGGATCTGGGCCATGCAGGGATACAACAACAGCACGCCGACCTATGACGGCAAGCAATCACAGTCGTTTCGTCAGGGTTTCTGGCGATTCAAGTTGTCACAGAGTGACCCACCGGTGGTGACGGATTTGGAATTTGTGCGATCCAGTGATAACAACACTTGGGGGCTGGGGATTGGCGAAGACGGTTTGATCTTTGGATCGACCGCGAATCACAACCCCAGCATGTTCATGCCAATTGCCAACCGCTATTACGAACGTGTACGTGGGTGGTCGCCATCGACATTGCATTCGATCGCCGACACGCACGAATTTGATCCGATCACCGACAACGTTCGCCAAGTCGATCATCACGGTGGGTACACCGCCGGGGCCGGGCATGCCTTGTACACCGCTCGTGCGTTTCCGCGTCAATGGTGGAACCGCACGGCATTCGTTTGTGGGCCCACCGGGCATCTCGTCGGGACATTCGTGCTAAGTCCCGACGGCGCAAATTTTCAATCGACCAGCCCCGTGAATCTGTTGGCAAGCGATGACGAATGGTCGGCTCCGATCATGGCGGAAGTGGGTCCCGACGGCGCGGTTTGGGTGATCGATTGGTACAACTACATCGTGCAACATAATCCGACGCCCAACGGTTTTGAAACGGGGCAAGGTCGTGCCTACGAAAGCGATCTTCGCGACAAAACGCACGGCCGGATCTATCGTGTTGTCCCCGATGACGACCAGCGTTTGCACACGTTCGACGACCTTTCCCAAAGTTCGAACCAGGAATTGGTTGACAGCCTTTCGCATCCGTCAATGCGTTGGCGTTTGCATGCTCAGCGATTGCTGGTCGAACGAGACCTCGGCCAGGACGTCGAAGTGGTGACCGGTCTGATGGACCTGGTGTCGAACCGAGAAGTCGACGCGATCGGGCTGAACGTCGCTGCCATTCATGCGTTGCACACGCTCGGCGCAATGCTGCAAACCTCGGGACCGCAGACGGAGACCACTGATTCGAAATTCATCGATGTGTTGGAAAACGCAGTTCGTCATCCTTCGTCTGGCGTGCGACGAAACGCATTGGCAGTGTTGCCAAAGTCGGAATCCGGCGGCCGATTGTTGCTTCGGAATCGCGAAGTGTTCGACGACGTGGATGCCCAAGTTCGACTGCAGGCCGTGTTGACGTTGTCGGACATGCCGGCGATGAAGCCCGCCGGCCGTTTGGTGGCTGAACTGTGTCGCGGTCAAACCGATCCGATCATGCTGGACGCATTGACGTCCGCAGCGGCCACACACGCCCCCTCATTTCTTCGGCAAATTGCCAAGACACGCTTCGGTCGCGAAAGCATGGCGGTGGTGTCGCCGATCACGCAACGAGTGACGGAACATGTCGCTCGCGGTCGACCCGACAGTGCCACGCTGCAGCGATTGTTGGAAGCGCTGTCCGGCGCAGAACCGAACATTGCCGGCGCGATGGTCGACGGATTGTTGGCGGGTTGGCCCAAGGACCATCATGTTTCGGCAACCGATACGCTTGGGATCACTCTTCGCGATGCGTTTCGTGCGTCCCGATCAGCGGGCAAGGTCCAACTGTTGCGATTGGCGGCGGCAGCAGGTTTGGACACGCTGGACGATGAAGCCGAATCGATCTTGGCCGGATTACGGGACACGGTGTCCGACCCAGACGTCGATCCGCAGAAGCGGATTCGTGCGGCACAGGACTGGATCGCTTTTCGGTCCGATGACCCCGATGTCGTCGACAGCATTGTCCAAGAAATCACGCCGCAGACCGATCCGGCATTGGCGGCCGGTTTCTTAAACGCCGTCTCCCGCAGTCGTTCCGAAGAAGCAGCGGAGCTGATCATCGACGCACTGTCCACGTTGACGCCGCAAGTCAAATCGGCCGCGATCGGTGTCATGATCGGCAAGCCCAGTTGGACTCTTGCACTGCTGGATGCCGCTGAGGCCGACCAGTTTGACATCAACGAATTGACGTTGGAACAAAAGCAACAGTTGCGGTCCTTTCCCGATCGTCGCATCCGCCGGCGTGCCGAAGCCAAGCTCGCCTTGGGCGGCGGGCTTCCCGATGCGGACCGCGAAAAGGTACTTCAGTCGCTGATGCATGTCACCAATCGGACCGGCAATGTGAAAGCGGGCAAAGAGGTGTTCAAGAAAGTCTGCAGCGTCTGTCATCAATACGGTGATCTTGGACAAAAGGTCGGCCCCAATCTGACCGGCATGGCCGCGCATCCGAAGTCCGAATTGTTGACGCATATCATTGATCCATCGCGCAACGTGGAAGGCAACTACCGCTTGTACAACGTGCTGACCGTCGACGGCCAGGTGTTCAGTGGAATGCTGGCGGGTGAATCCCGAACGTCGATCACCATCATCGACGCTCAAGCGAAAGAGATTCGGTTGGCGCGGGAAGATATCGAAGAACTGATTGCGTCGCGAAAAAGCGTGATGCCCGAAGGATTCGAAAAACAAATCAGCGAAGACGAATTGGCTGATCTCTTGCAGTTTTTGACCGACCAGGGGCCGTTTGTTCCGATTCCTTTGGACGATGCTGCGACGGCGATCAGCACACGTGGACTGTTTTCACAAAGCGATCGTGGCCCGGACCGAATGGTGTTCGACAATTGGGATCCCAAGACATTCAATGGGGTGCCTTTCGTTCTGACCGATCCGATGGGGCAAAGCCAAAAGAATCTGATCCTGTTGCGAGGGCCGCGCGGAACCTTGCCGCCACGCATGCCGGCGTCGGTGTCGCTGCCTTGCGGAACGTCCGCCTCGGCGATCCATCTGTTAAGCGGTGTAGGTGGATGGAGCTATCCGTTTGAACAAGAACAATCGGTATCGATGATCGTTCGCCTGCACTACGCCGATGGATCATCGGAAGATCATGAATTGATCAACGGCTTGCACTTTGCAGACTACATCCGCCGCGTGGATGTGCCCAAAAGCGAGTTCGCGTTTGCGTTGGGCGATCAACAGATTCGCTATCTAAAGGTCGTGCCGAGCCGTTCCGCAAAGATCAATACGATCGAGCTGGTCAAGGGTGAAGATTCCACCGCCCCGATCGTGATGGCGGTCACGGTTCAACGCGACGAATCCGACGTCGATGCAGAAACGATTTCCGCAGTGTCAGATCAAAGCGATGGCGACGAGCGATCGCTGAAAGCCGCGGTCGGCGACCGCTATAAGATCGGCGTGGGCGTCAGCCATCGCGTGATCGATGACCCTGCCAGCGCCGAACTGATCCAGAAACACTTTCAAATTCTGACGCCAGAAAACTGCATGAAACCTCAGGGCATTCATCCGGCCGAAGACGAATGGGACTTTGCCGCAACGGATAAGTTTGTGGACTTCGCCAGGAAGCATGGTTTGGAGGTCGTTGGCCATTGTCTGGTTTGGGCCAAGGATGATCGCACTGACACTTGGATGATGAAAGACGTTGAAAGCGACGTCGGCCGAGACAAACTGATGCAGCGAATTGAAACCCACATCGAAACGGTGGTGCAGCGATATGCCGACGCGGTCACGATGTGGGATGTCGTCAATGAAGCGATCGGCGATGGTGACGAAGGTCTGCTGCGTGATTCGGTCTATTCGCGTACCACCGGAATCGACTTCATCGTGAAAGCCTTCCAAGTGGCTCGCGCAAATGATCCGGATGCTTTATTGATCTACAACGACTACAACGGCCATAAACCAGACAAGCGAAAGAAACTGATCGAGTTCTTGACGAAGTTAAAAGCTGCCGGCGCGCCGGTCGACGCGTATGGCATGCAAGGCCACTTTGAAATTGGTGACGAATCTATCGATCAATTGCGCGAGACTTTCCAGGAGCTTCGCCGGTTGGGGCTACAGGTCGTTGTATCGGAGCTGGACATCGACGTTGTCAAACGTGGCCGCTGGTGGTCCGAGGATGGAAAGTATCGCGATGAATTGTCCGCCTATGATCCCTATCCCGACGGGATGTCGGATGACATTCGCGACCAACAGACCCGCCAATACGTCCAGTTGTTTGAACTGTTCGATGAATACAGTGACATCATCGCCAGGGTTTCGTTTTGGAATCTGCACGATGGTGAAAGCTGGCTGAACACGTTTCCCTGGCGACGCGTGAATCACCCGTTGCTATTCGACCGCGATCTTCAGCCCAAACCCGCCTTTGACGCGGTCTACGACACTTTGAAGCAATAG
- a CDS encoding aldo/keto reductase, translating to MASPNSRRRFLKGSIGTAVAAGLAESGQSASGDDLSSQNATTAASQVQWRNRNEAMRYRMLGRTGMMVSEIVMGGNEITPDNYRHVFEAMDMGLNYLDTSPAYGKGASELGFAKVIKQRPRDQFFLTSKVSVWDLNRNERFEKIYNGLSGDEQSRLRGAADDLIAQRGAAEPDYLGGYFGGQTRELNAAALSDVMEATYGDRIDRDKNYRQIIIDSVEGSLQRLGTDHLDVLMCPHGASSPVELTRYPEIFDAFNELKVDGKVRFLGVSSHNDPAGVLDAATKSGIYSVAMVAYNVVNESFMNQAIDAAHDAGVGVIAMKVARPVYRSPKSANGNREGRKRLDAAIGGDWSIPQKAYLWALRNPKLSAVISNMVNAEQVSENIILPRLSG from the coding sequence ATGGCGTCGCCAAATTCCCGTCGTCGTTTCTTGAAAGGTTCCATCGGTACCGCTGTGGCCGCCGGATTGGCGGAAAGTGGCCAGTCGGCATCGGGCGACGATCTTTCATCGCAAAATGCCACGACTGCGGCTTCTCAGGTCCAGTGGCGAAATCGTAATGAAGCGATGCGTTACCGGATGCTGGGGCGAACCGGGATGATGGTTTCCGAGATCGTGATGGGGGGCAACGAAATCACGCCGGACAATTACCGCCATGTGTTCGAAGCGATGGACATGGGGTTGAATTACCTGGACACTTCGCCCGCCTACGGCAAAGGCGCAAGTGAACTGGGGTTTGCCAAAGTGATCAAGCAGCGGCCACGGGATCAGTTCTTTTTGACATCAAAAGTCAGCGTTTGGGATCTGAACCGAAACGAGCGTTTTGAAAAGATCTACAACGGTTTGTCCGGCGACGAACAGTCGCGATTGCGTGGCGCGGCGGATGACTTGATTGCACAACGTGGTGCGGCTGAACCGGATTATCTGGGCGGTTACTTTGGCGGTCAGACTCGCGAATTGAATGCGGCTGCACTGTCGGACGTGATGGAAGCGACCTATGGGGACCGAATCGATCGTGACAAAAACTATCGTCAGATCATCATCGATTCGGTCGAAGGCAGTCTGCAACGCTTGGGGACCGATCATTTGGACGTGCTGATGTGCCCGCACGGCGCAAGCAGTCCTGTTGAATTGACAAGGTATCCCGAAATCTTTGATGCATTCAACGAATTGAAAGTCGACGGAAAGGTTCGCTTCTTGGGCGTGTCGTCCCACAATGATCCCGCCGGCGTTTTGGACGCTGCAACAAAGTCCGGGATCTATTCGGTTGCCATGGTTGCCTACAACGTTGTCAATGAATCGTTCATGAACCAAGCCATCGATGCGGCCCACGATGCCGGTGTCGGGGTGATCGCGATGAAGGTCGCGCGACCGGTGTATCGCAGCCCCAAATCGGCCAACGGAAATAGGGAAGGCCGCAAGCGGTTGGACGCGGCCATTGGTGGCGATTGGTCGATCCCACAGAAGGCGTACCTTTGGGCGCTGCGGAATCCAAAACTTAGTGCCGTGATCTCCAATATGGTCAACGCGGAACAAGTGTCGGAAAATATCATATTGCCACGTCTTAGTGGCTAA